Proteins encoded by one window of Sulfurimonas crateris:
- a CDS encoding nitronate monooxygenase: MSYKALKIGKYIIEKPIVQGGMGVGISWDQLAGTVSKEGGLGVISAVGTGYYENKKYASKLVADRPLDALGFYSKEGFDAIIKNARKICGDKPLAANILYAINDYGRVVRDACESGIDIIITGAGLPTNMPEFTEGYPDVALVPIVSSAKALKIICKRWKQRYNRLPDAVVLEGPKSGGHQGFTYEQCKMPENQLENLVRPVVEEAALWGDIPVIAAGGIWDKSDIDEMMSLGARGVQMGTRFIGTHECDAHENFKQVLLDAKKEDIQLFSSPVGYPAQGVRTNLTALVEKREGPAIKCISNCVAPCNRGEEAKEVGYCIADRLSDAYNGNLETGLFFSGTNGYRLDKIISVKELMDKLLNGE, translated from the coding sequence ATGAGCTATAAAGCATTGAAAATCGGTAAATATATCATAGAAAAACCTATAGTTCAAGGCGGAATGGGTGTCGGTATAAGCTGGGATCAGCTTGCCGGAACCGTTTCAAAAGAGGGCGGACTGGGTGTTATCAGCGCCGTTGGAACCGGTTACTATGAGAATAAAAAATATGCTTCAAAACTTGTAGCAGACAGACCGCTTGATGCTCTTGGTTTTTATTCAAAAGAGGGTTTTGACGCTATTATAAAAAATGCCAGAAAAATATGCGGTGATAAACCTCTTGCTGCAAATATTCTATATGCGATAAATGACTATGGAAGAGTTGTCCGTGATGCATGTGAGAGCGGCATAGATATTATTATAACAGGAGCCGGTCTTCCTACAAATATGCCTGAGTTTACTGAAGGGTATCCAGATGTGGCACTTGTGCCTATCGTATCATCTGCAAAAGCGCTCAAGATAATCTGTAAGAGATGGAAACAGAGATACAACAGACTTCCGGATGCTGTTGTGTTAGAGGGTCCAAAAAGTGGAGGGCATCAAGGTTTTACCTATGAGCAGTGTAAAATGCCGGAGAATCAGCTTGAAAACTTAGTAAGACCTGTTGTTGAAGAGGCCGCTTTGTGGGGCGATATTCCAGTGATAGCTGCAGGCGGGATCTGGGATAAGAGCGATATAGATGAGATGATGTCGCTTGGTGCAAGAGGTGTTCAGATGGGGACACGCTTTATTGGAACTCATGAGTGTGACGCGCATGAGAACTTCAAACAAGTACTTTTAGATGCAAAAAAAGAGGATATTCAACTCTTCTCTTCACCTGTAGGTTACCCTGCGCAGGGTGTTAGAACAAACCTGACCGCTCTTGTTGAGAAGAGAGAGGGGCCTGCTATAAAGTGTATATCAAACTGTGTTGCTCCGTGTAATCGCGGTGAAGAGGCAAAAGAGGTTGGTTACTGTATCGCAGACAGACTAAGTGATGCCTACAACGGAAACCTTGAGACAGGACTCTTCTTCTCAGGCACGAACGGATATAGACTCGATAAGATAATCTCGGTAAAAGAGTTGATGGATAAATTACTCAACGGTGAATAG
- a CDS encoding DNA-directed RNA polymerase subunit omega — protein MRVEELTAKILDNNPNMDRYQLAIAVSKRTDELLNGAVTKLNVAKNVKVADLALMEIAEGLITIKGFADNKK, from the coding sequence ATGAGAGTAGAAGAGTTAACAGCAAAGATATTAGACAACAATCCAAATATGGATCGTTACCAGTTAGCGATAGCAGTTTCAAAAAGAACAGACGAGCTTTTAAACGGAGCGGTAACAAAGCTTAACGTTGCAAAAAATGTTAAAGTTGCAGATTTGGCTTTGATGGAGATAGCTGAGGGTCTTATAACGATCAAGGGCTTTGCGGATAACAAAAAATAG
- a CDS encoding TIGR03545 family protein: MNFIIKLFKALNSGQTPWQVTLAIVLGMVMGLTPTSGLQTVLIIFLALLINIHFGLFLVSGAFFAGVGYIFDPLFESFGYTLLSAHGLQGLWSAMYNSGIMRLTYFNNTIVLGSFVVAIVLSLPLYIILNRVIDTSRGKITLFIDRYPLLAKFGILKKSDKKDSTFRIIGVGVFAVATALVLAVAMLVIDPVIKFTLEKGLSSATGKDVLIKDVETSFGNASLRISNLEVQDDNGKTNSVSIQNILADLDFNALLLRKTHMELVQVTGIGFDTPSSNPKPSSTKEQTSSAAADSSSFTMPNIKLPTPKELLANADLKSVKIYNEAQKEIDEIKVKWERLSKEELSSNKLDEYKKDLDAIKSASKSKDPTQLLKLKDDITAFKKKIDAHKAKLASIKKDFANDKARISKLIGEIKSAPQSDYNNLKSAYSLDGSGAINVVGTIFGEKIKEYIAMAKKYYALAQPYMKSEAKVEPPKPPRGEGRWIKFKEEVPSPDIYVAKVDLSGKLKSQDFTGAINNIADDQKLLGKATTFKVTSDGDVVEKFLLEGKDDRLGEVAHESAVFSAKRIPLDGLALSSLTLKKSDIALKGSADIFDLSKLELKSNLDFKNAAISIDGLDEKYADIINSTLSEVNSFYVKTDATGSLKTPAVDVKTDLDKKISAALSGVFSKEAKKYEAQLQTMLNEKMQEQLKGVNSSASGIPDINSLVGSQSGALEKLLSESSSIGTGSATDSIKNLLPF; encoded by the coding sequence ATGAATTTTATAATAAAGCTTTTTAAAGCACTCAACTCCGGACAGACTCCATGGCAGGTAACACTGGCGATTGTTTTAGGTATGGTCATGGGACTTACTCCTACAAGCGGGCTTCAAACGGTTCTTATCATCTTTTTGGCACTTCTAATAAATATACATTTTGGTCTTTTTTTGGTATCGGGTGCATTTTTTGCAGGTGTCGGGTATATCTTTGATCCGCTATTTGAGTCATTCGGGTACACGCTTCTTAGTGCCCATGGACTCCAAGGGCTATGGAGTGCGATGTACAACAGCGGCATTATGCGCCTTACATACTTTAACAACACCATAGTTCTTGGCTCCTTTGTTGTTGCTATAGTTCTCTCACTTCCTCTATATATCATCTTAAACAGAGTTATAGATACTTCACGCGGCAAAATCACTCTTTTTATAGATAGATACCCGCTTTTAGCAAAGTTTGGCATTCTTAAAAAAAGCGATAAAAAAGATAGTACTTTTCGCATTATTGGTGTAGGCGTATTTGCCGTAGCCACTGCGTTAGTTCTTGCAGTTGCTATGCTTGTGATAGACCCTGTTATAAAATTTACACTAGAAAAAGGGCTCTCAAGTGCTACCGGTAAAGATGTGCTCATTAAAGATGTAGAGACAAGTTTTGGCAATGCCTCTTTGCGCATAAGCAATCTTGAGGTCCAAGATGATAACGGCAAGACAAACAGCGTAAGTATCCAAAACATCTTGGCAGATCTCGATTTCAATGCGCTTCTTCTAAGAAAAACACATATGGAGCTTGTTCAAGTGACAGGCATCGGCTTTGACACACCCAGCTCAAATCCAAAACCCTCATCCACAAAAGAGCAGACAAGCTCGGCTGCTGCAGACTCATCCTCTTTTACAATGCCGAATATTAAACTGCCGACTCCAAAAGAGCTTCTTGCAAACGCAGATCTAAAGTCTGTAAAAATCTACAATGAGGCTCAAAAAGAGATAGATGAGATAAAGGTAAAATGGGAGAGACTCTCCAAAGAAGAGCTTAGTTCAAATAAACTGGATGAGTATAAAAAAGATCTTGATGCTATAAAATCGGCTTCAAAATCAAAAGATCCCACGCAGCTCTTAAAACTAAAAGATGACATTACGGCATTTAAGAAAAAGATAGATGCGCATAAGGCAAAGCTCGCATCTATCAAAAAAGATTTTGCAAATGACAAAGCACGAATATCCAAGCTTATTGGCGAGATTAAAAGCGCTCCGCAGAGTGATTACAACAATCTTAAAAGCGCTTATTCACTTGATGGAAGCGGTGCCATCAATGTCGTTGGCACCATCTTTGGCGAGAAGATAAAAGAGTATATAGCAATGGCAAAAAAATATTACGCACTTGCCCAGCCTTATATGAAAAGCGAAGCAAAAGTAGAGCCGCCAAAACCTCCGCGCGGAGAGGGAAGATGGATAAAGTTCAAAGAAGAGGTTCCATCTCCGGACATCTATGTGGCAAAAGTGGATCTGAGCGGAAAGCTTAAGAGTCAAGACTTTACAGGGGCTATTAACAACATAGCAGATGACCAAAAACTTCTTGGCAAGGCAACCACTTTTAAAGTGACAAGTGACGGAGATGTCGTAGAGAAATTTCTGCTTGAAGGCAAAGATGACAGACTCGGCGAAGTTGCTCACGAAAGTGCTGTGTTCAGCGCAAAAAGGATACCTTTGGATGGCCTTGCTCTCTCTTCGCTGACTCTTAAAAAAAGCGATATTGCACTTAAAGGGAGTGCCGATATCTTCGACTTGTCAAAACTGGAGTTAAAGAGCAATCTTGATTTTAAAAATGCCGCTATCTCTATAGATGGGCTTGATGAGAAGTATGCAGATATTATAAACTCCACACTATCAGAGGTCAATAGTTTTTACGTTAAAACAGATGCAACAGGCTCACTTAAGACTCCTGCAGTAGATGTCAAAACGGATCTGGACAAAAAAATATCAGCGGCACTCAGCGGCGTTTTTTCAAAAGAGGCAAAAAAGTATGAAGCCCAGCTGCAGACGATGCTAAATGAGAAGATGCAAGAGCAGCTAAAAGGAGTAAACAGCTCTGCCTCAGGCATTCCTGACATCAACTCTTTGGTAGGTTCACAAAGCGGCGCACTTGAGAAACTACTCTCTGAGTCAAGCTCTATCGGCACAGGTTCTGCTACCGACTCAATCAAAAATCTATTACCTTTCTAA
- the tyrS gene encoding tyrosine--tRNA ligase, giving the protein MLQEALREIKRGTAEIIDNERIEKLLKAYFEEGKTYTVKAGFDPTAPDLHLGHTVLLQKLAIFQKYGASVQFLIGDFTAQIGDPTGKSATRKTLSALEIQENAKSYKEQVFKILDPSKTEVLFNSDWINPLGASGMLTLTTTFNVARMLERDDFDKRYKSGTSISISEFIYPLLQGYDSVHLKSDIEIGGTDQKFNLLMGRHLQRAYEIGKEQSVLMMPILEGLDGVQKMSKSLNNYIGVADEPNDMFGKILSISDELMWRYYELLSTKTLDEIELLKKGVTDGSLHPKAVKEDLALEITQRFHSKEAAIAAKAEFEKVHANNQIPTEIDEYSSDEEIWIAKALVDCNLAPSTSQARRDIKQGAVKIDQEKVNDEQLQLAKGEYILQVGKRKFAKLKVN; this is encoded by the coding sequence ATGTTACAAGAAGCTTTAAGAGAGATAAAAAGAGGCACAGCCGAGATAATAGACAATGAAAGAATCGAGAAGCTGTTAAAAGCGTACTTTGAAGAGGGAAAAACATACACGGTAAAAGCGGGGTTTGATCCGACTGCACCCGATCTGCACCTGGGACATACGGTACTGCTGCAAAAGCTTGCAATATTTCAAAAATATGGGGCAAGCGTGCAGTTTCTTATCGGTGACTTTACCGCGCAGATCGGTGATCCGACAGGAAAGAGCGCTACAAGAAAGACGCTCAGCGCGCTAGAGATACAGGAGAACGCAAAGAGCTACAAAGAGCAGGTCTTTAAGATCTTAGACCCTTCTAAAACGGAAGTGCTCTTTAACTCAGACTGGATAAATCCGCTTGGGGCTTCTGGAATGCTGACACTTACGACAACTTTTAATGTTGCAAGGATGTTGGAACGTGACGACTTTGACAAAAGATACAAAAGCGGAACGTCCATCTCTATAAGCGAGTTTATATATCCCCTTCTTCAGGGCTATGACAGTGTGCATTTAAAGAGCGATATTGAGATCGGAGGCACTGACCAGAAGTTCAATCTTCTCATGGGTCGTCATCTTCAGCGAGCTTATGAGATAGGAAAAGAGCAGTCGGTTTTGATGATGCCTATCTTAGAAGGTCTTGATGGCGTACAGAAGATGAGTAAATCACTAAACAACTATATAGGTGTTGCAGATGAGCCAAACGATATGTTCGGAAAGATCTTAAGCATCTCTGATGAGTTGATGTGGAGATATTACGAACTGCTTAGCACAAAAACATTGGATGAGATAGAGCTCTTAAAAAAAGGTGTAACCGATGGTTCTCTTCATCCAAAAGCGGTTAAAGAGGATCTGGCTTTAGAGATAACCCAGAGATTTCACTCAAAAGAGGCGGCTATTGCTGCAAAAGCCGAGTTTGAAAAAGTGCATGCAAACAACCAGATCCCTACAGAGATCGACGAATACAGCTCTGATGAAGAGATCTGGATCGCAAAAGCCCTTGTTGATTGTAATCTAGCACCCTCAACATCTCAGGCAAGAAGAGATATTAAGCAAGGTGCTGTTAAAATTGATCAAGAGAAAGTTAATGACGAGCAGCTACAATTAGCAAAAGGGGAGTATATCCTCCAAGTCGGAAAAAGAAAATTTGCAAAGTTAAAGGTAAACTAA
- a CDS encoding N-acetylmuramoyl-L-alanine amidase translates to MFKLFLLSFLFLISLEASTKSSELLKRAQSYMKSNSTSDTFRAYDDYKTLYLRSMVDNDSSLKFEALKGIVKSGERLSIDVSKYSQELKTLSQKSSYNKPEPKEMKKSKHIEDVHVDPLHRLKSVEWREDTLLLEFNKELTSSQIEHFTLHDTIKGRYRYVFDIKTAMLTDSQNIKSNDIDRIKIAQFDPQTLRLVIDHNAKIEVAHSIDSKTLEVKLKTKTSKVVPALESVVPIKRDRGKVIVIDPGHGGKDPGAVGYRKYREKIVVFDVAKELEKILESRGYKVYMTRTADKFVKLSDRTKFANKKGANIFVSIHANAIDGKHANKVHGVECYFLSPSRSERAKSVAAQENSADLSDMNIYGKDSYLNFLNHHNTVASNKLAIDLQRGMLGALAKRYSGVKDGGVREGPFWVLVGAQMPSVLVEVGFITHPTEARRLVDKNYLKTMALGLADGIERYFANN, encoded by the coding sequence ATGTTTAAGCTTTTTTTACTCTCTTTTCTTTTTCTTATCTCTCTTGAGGCTTCCACAAAAAGCAGTGAGCTTTTAAAAAGAGCACAGAGCTATATGAAGAGCAACTCTACAAGCGATACTTTTCGCGCATATGATGACTATAAAACTCTCTATCTTCGTTCAATGGTCGATAACGACAGCTCTTTAAAGTTTGAGGCTTTAAAGGGGATAGTAAAGAGCGGAGAGAGACTTAGCATTGATGTCTCTAAATACTCTCAAGAGCTTAAGACCCTTTCGCAAAAAAGCAGTTACAACAAACCTGAGCCAAAAGAGATGAAAAAGAGTAAGCATATCGAAGATGTTCATGTTGATCCTCTGCACAGGCTAAAATCAGTAGAGTGGAGAGAAGATACACTGCTTTTGGAGTTTAACAAAGAGCTTACATCTTCTCAGATCGAACACTTTACGCTTCACGATACGATTAAGGGCAGATACAGATATGTCTTTGATATTAAAACTGCCATGCTTACAGACTCCCAAAATATTAAAAGCAATGATATAGATAGAATAAAAATAGCACAGTTTGATCCACAGACGCTAAGACTGGTGATAGATCACAACGCAAAAATAGAAGTCGCACACAGTATTGACTCTAAAACATTAGAGGTAAAGCTAAAGACAAAAACCAGCAAAGTAGTACCTGCTCTTGAGAGTGTCGTACCGATAAAAAGAGACAGAGGAAAAGTGATCGTTATAGACCCCGGTCATGGTGGAAAAGACCCTGGTGCAGTGGGTTATAGAAAATATAGAGAGAAAATCGTTGTCTTTGATGTAGCAAAAGAGCTTGAGAAGATATTAGAATCGCGCGGCTACAAAGTCTATATGACAAGAACAGCGGATAAATTTGTAAAGCTGAGCGATAGAACAAAGTTTGCAAATAAAAAGGGAGCGAATATTTTTGTCAGTATTCATGCAAATGCGATCGATGGCAAACATGCAAACAAAGTGCACGGGGTTGAGTGCTACTTTCTCTCTCCTTCACGTTCTGAGAGAGCAAAAAGTGTTGCGGCACAGGAGAACTCCGCAGATCTAAGCGATATGAATATATATGGAAAAGATAGCTATCTTAACTTTTTGAACCATCACAATACCGTAGCATCAAATAAACTGGCGATTGATCTGCAAAGAGGAATGCTCGGCGCGCTTGCTAAAAGGTACAGCGGTGTAAAAGATGGCGGAGTCCGTGAGGGTCCTTTTTGGGTCTTGGTGGGAGCACAGATGCCATCGGTTTTGGTAGAGGTCGGATTTATTACCCATCCTACGGAGGCTAGACGCCTAGTTGATAAAAACTACTTAAAAACAATGGCTCTTGGCTTGGCTGACGGTATCGAGAGATACTTCGCCAATAATTAG
- a CDS encoding TOBE domain-containing protein, translated as MQNNVNGRLWINKSEHNFLGQGRMELLMHIQKDGSITKAAKSMKMSYKAAWDAVDAMNNLSEFPLVTSSKGGKGGGGTHLSEYAKELINTYKILQEEHQQFLDNLSKRVSEKNGHIHLLKSMDIRISARNQLKTKVLSIQRGVVESRVFLELGNKESITAVITNDSLTTLEIDVGMELYALFKANALIIGDETLAAKDDINIFIGKIVRIEHDSLNAEVIIELKGSNTVCSTLPIEMLKKLNLKNGMQVSAFCKPKSIILGRW; from the coding sequence ATGCAAAATAACGTTAACGGTCGTTTATGGATAAACAAGTCAGAGCATAACTTCCTTGGACAAGGCCGCATGGAACTTTTAATGCACATCCAAAAAGATGGTTCCATAACAAAAGCAGCAAAATCTATGAAGATGAGCTACAAAGCTGCATGGGATGCCGTAGATGCCATGAACAACCTCTCGGAGTTTCCACTTGTCACGAGTTCTAAAGGCGGCAAAGGCGGCGGTGGAACACATCTAAGTGAATATGCAAAAGAACTTATAAACACCTACAAAATCCTTCAAGAAGAGCATCAGCAATTTTTAGACAATCTATCAAAACGCGTAAGCGAAAAAAATGGGCATATCCATCTTTTAAAGAGCATGGATATTCGTATAAGTGCAAGAAATCAGCTAAAGACAAAAGTTTTAAGTATTCAAAGAGGTGTTGTTGAGAGCAGAGTCTTCCTTGAACTGGGCAACAAAGAGAGTATAACAGCCGTAATAACAAACGATTCATTAACTACTCTTGAAATTGATGTAGGCATGGAGCTATATGCACTCTTTAAAGCAAATGCTTTGATTATAGGCGACGAAACTTTGGCGGCGAAAGACGATATAAATATTTTTATAGGAAAAATTGTCCGAATAGAGCATGATAGTTTAAATGCAGAGGTTATCATTGAGCTAAAAGGCTCTAACACGGTATGCTCGACTCTACCTATAGAGATGCTTAAAAAACTGAATCTCAAAAACGGGATGCAGGTGAGCGCCTTTTGTAAACCAAAAAGCATTATCTTAGGCAGATGGTAA
- a CDS encoding RelA/SpoT family protein: protein MDIEKIKQIDNVDSATEYLFEQMPHSDALQKALEYSKSAHVEQFRKSGQPYVVHPILVAAIVSSITNDEAMAIAALLHDIVEDTHVNIDEIKDLFGDDVAHLVEGLTKIDSIRDAELIPSNSNEKLVASALSFRKMLLASIKDVRVLVVKLCDRFHNMLTLDALPAQKQNRIAEETLVVYSPIAHRLGISFLKNLLEDLSFSYLFKEEKRHIDSYLEMNYHAIEMKLDEFKQSINKVLVQNGFCEDDFEILSRVKHKYSIYLKMQRKGVGIDEVLDLLAVRILTDDAVNCYKILGLIHLHFQPLSSRFKDYIAVPKDNGYRTIHTTVFYNTAIFEVQIRTYDMHKTAELGVAAHWKYKSGANDSIKLDWLNNLGYQNESVEEFYDLIKNDLYSEDISVFSPTGEAFTLPRGAVVLDFAYAVHTHVGNHAKSALVNKTKTSLINELHNGDIVKIEVAESSITRCSWIDAVKTSKAKTNMKYKCNARIRDINSRSSVSIVATAMNLNHSRVEEWFEKNGCEKVATIATDIEHFREVIHKYITDINQNNRFKRFLSRHRFKIKRYPFGDLEVYNTSSLSDVVFDYCCHPKNGDEIMAFLEKGKAHVHHKMCSSASKKLENHEPMVFIRWQKLNTFNYNMIVSLHSGVGTLAEFLNYLAKLKIDITQIELGKNRSETTKYCEIGFESKEADINLLRGKIEQKIKVIHLIRTDDAYK, encoded by the coding sequence ATGGATATCGAAAAAATAAAGCAGATAGATAATGTTGACTCGGCAACAGAGTACCTTTTTGAGCAGATGCCTCACAGCGATGCTCTCCAGAAGGCTCTAGAGTACTCAAAGTCTGCTCATGTGGAGCAGTTTAGAAAAAGCGGTCAACCATATGTTGTCCACCCCATTTTAGTAGCAGCCATTGTCTCATCCATCACAAATGACGAAGCGATGGCAATAGCCGCACTTCTTCATGATATCGTAGAAGATACACATGTCAATATTGATGAGATAAAAGATCTTTTTGGTGATGATGTAGCGCATCTGGTCGAAGGTCTTACAAAGATAGACAGTATCAGGGATGCCGAACTTATTCCCTCTAACTCCAATGAAAAACTTGTTGCATCGGCACTCTCATTTAGAAAGATGCTCTTAGCGAGCATAAAAGATGTAAGAGTCTTAGTCGTAAAACTTTGCGACAGATTTCACAATATGCTGACCCTTGATGCTCTTCCTGCACAAAAACAGAATAGAATCGCAGAAGAGACGCTAGTCGTCTACTCACCGATCGCTCATCGTCTTGGAATCTCTTTTTTAAAAAATCTACTGGAAGATTTGAGCTTCTCATACCTTTTTAAAGAGGAGAAACGTCATATAGACAGCTACCTTGAGATGAACTATCATGCAATAGAGATGAAGCTCGATGAGTTTAAGCAGTCGATAAACAAGGTTTTGGTTCAAAACGGCTTCTGCGAAGATGATTTTGAGATACTCTCCCGTGTTAAACATAAATACTCTATTTATTTAAAAATGCAGAGAAAAGGTGTCGGTATAGATGAGGTCCTTGACCTTTTGGCAGTCAGGATATTAACCGATGATGCCGTTAATTGCTACAAGATACTTGGACTGATCCATCTGCACTTCCAGCCGCTCTCTTCAAGATTTAAGGACTATATAGCAGTACCTAAAGATAATGGATACAGAACTATTCATACGACTGTTTTTTATAATACGGCAATTTTTGAAGTACAGATAAGAACTTATGATATGCACAAAACAGCAGAACTAGGTGTTGCGGCACACTGGAAATATAAGAGTGGCGCAAATGATAGCATAAAACTTGACTGGCTTAACAATCTCGGGTACCAAAACGAGTCTGTAGAGGAGTTTTATGATCTGATAAAGAATGACCTCTACAGCGAAGATATATCTGTTTTTTCTCCTACGGGCGAAGCATTTACGCTTCCGCGCGGTGCAGTTGTCCTTGATTTTGCATACGCTGTGCACACTCATGTCGGCAACCACGCAAAATCGGCTCTGGTCAACAAGACAAAAACATCCCTTATAAACGAGCTTCATAACGGAGATATAGTAAAGATAGAGGTCGCAGAGAGCAGTATAACAAGATGCAGCTGGATCGATGCGGTGAAGACCTCCAAAGCAAAAACAAATATGAAGTATAAGTGCAATGCCAGAATAAGAGACATTAACTCCAGATCAAGCGTGAGCATAGTAGCTACCGCTATGAACCTTAACCACTCCAGAGTAGAAGAGTGGTTCGAGAAAAACGGATGTGAGAAAGTAGCTACGATAGCTACTGATATTGAGCATTTTCGTGAAGTTATCCATAAATATATAACAGATATAAATCAAAACAACAGATTTAAAAGATTTCTATCAAGACACAGGTTTAAGATAAAACGCTACCCATTCGGTGATCTTGAGGTTTATAATACTTCTAGTCTAAGCGATGTGGTTTTTGACTACTGCTGTCATCCAAAGAACGGAGATGAGATAATGGCGTTTTTGGAGAAGGGTAAAGCGCATGTACACCATAAGATGTGTTCAAGCGCTTCAAAAAAACTTGAAAACCATGAGCCGATGGTATTTATAAGATGGCAGAAGCTAAATACGTTTAACTACAATATGATAGTCTCACTCCATAGCGGAGTAGGTACTTTGGCTGAGTTTTTAAACTACCTTGCAAAACTAAAGATAGATATAACACAGATAGAGCTTGGAAAAAACAGAAGCGAGACTACAAAGTATTGTGAAATAGGGTTTGAGAGCAAAGAAGCTGATATTAACTTGCTTCGTGGTAAAATCGAGCAAAAAATAAAAGTGATACATCTAATCCGCACCGATGATGCATACAAATAG
- the pyrH gene encoding UMP kinase: MANKRVLVKFSGEALAGEAGHGIDTKILNYISQEIKSLVSAGIEVGIVIGGGNIIRGVTAAQDGIIKRTSGDYMGMLATVINGIAMQEACEHAGLEVRMQTAIKMEQIAEPYINRRAVRHLEKGRVVIFAAGTGNPFFTTDTAATLRAVEIGAEVIIKATKVDGVYDKDPNKFSDAIKLSELSYEQALSDNIKVMDDTSIALAKDNSLPILVCDMFKKGNLLDILQNGNMQNCSIVK, translated from the coding sequence ATGGCTAACAAACGGGTTTTGGTTAAGTTTTCAGGTGAAGCTCTTGCAGGAGAAGCGGGTCATGGAATTGACACGAAGATTCTAAACTATATATCACAGGAGATAAAGTCACTTGTGAGCGCCGGTATCGAGGTTGGAATCGTTATCGGAGGCGGTAATATTATTCGTGGAGTTACCGCTGCGCAAGATGGAATTATTAAAAGAACCTCGGGTGACTATATGGGAATGTTAGCTACCGTCATAAACGGAATAGCTATGCAGGAAGCTTGCGAACATGCGGGCTTGGAAGTTCGTATGCAGACGGCTATTAAGATGGAGCAGATCGCTGAGCCTTACATCAACCGCCGTGCAGTCCGCCACTTGGAAAAAGGGCGTGTTGTTATTTTCGCAGCAGGAACAGGAAATCCGTTTTTTACTACAGACACGGCAGCAACTCTAAGAGCAGTCGAGATCGGCGCTGAGGTTATAATCAAGGCAACAAAAGTTGACGGAGTTTACGACAAGGACCCAAATAAGTTCAGCGATGCAATAAAACTTTCTGAACTATCTTATGAGCAGGCGCTCTCAGATAATATCAAAGTTATGGATGACACATCTATAGCACTGGCAAAGGATAACTCGCTTCCGATCTTGGTGTGCGATATGTTTAAAAAAGGCAATCTTTTGGATATTTTGCAAAACGGAAATATGCAAAACTGTTCAATAGTAAAATAG
- a CDS encoding DHH family phosphoesterase produces the protein MNNKIMHHLSHTDLDGYSCQLVMKETPYTLFNYNANYGAEVKQTLELMLQNIKKDNKEASILITDLNLNADEAKWLNSEVEKLNEKNKKITLLLLDHHGSGEESANKYEWYYLDTSRCATKITYDYAKEHFELNEPAWMEKFVNIVNAVDLWKMEENENFEYGKVCMRLVSEMRELNKVMFAQDDNNYKLSLLLEAVKYINEENAPIVLDENIHKIKKEFFKKDHDNTLDNLATEYIVELLGKARDEKTIYYKGYRGYLSYGVGNTSIIGNGFLLAYPEYDFIVDVSFRGTLSIRANNTVNVALISKEWTGGGGHPNAAGGRIIGFKEQYRYDKVKAQIEKIINEKESVAGELEYKKES, from the coding sequence ATGAATAACAAAATAATGCACCACCTATCACATACGGACCTTGACGGTTACAGCTGCCAGCTGGTAATGAAAGAGACACCATATACGCTTTTTAACTACAACGCGAACTACGGAGCAGAGGTAAAACAGACGCTAGAGTTGATGCTGCAAAATATTAAAAAAGATAACAAAGAGGCTTCTATACTTATTACAGATCTTAATCTAAACGCGGATGAGGCAAAGTGGCTAAACAGTGAAGTTGAAAAACTAAACGAAAAAAACAAAAAGATAACCCTGCTGCTTCTTGACCACCACGGAAGCGGAGAAGAGAGTGCAAACAAGTATGAGTGGTACTATTTAGATACTTCAAGATGCGCTACAAAGATAACTTATGACTACGCAAAAGAGCATTTTGAACTAAACGAGCCCGCTTGGATGGAGAAGTTTGTAAATATAGTAAATGCCGTTGATCTCTGGAAGATGGAAGAAAATGAGAACTTTGAGTATGGAAAGGTCTGTATGCGTCTTGTCTCAGAGATGAGAGAGCTTAACAAAGTGATGTTTGCACAAGATGACAACAACTACAAGCTCTCTTTGCTGCTTGAAGCCGTAAAGTATATTAACGAAGAGAATGCTCCTATAGTCCTTGATGAAAACATCCATAAAATAAAAAAAGAGTTTTTTAAAAAAGATCATGACAACACACTTGATAATCTTGCAACCGAGTATATAGTTGAACTACTGGGCAAAGCTAGAGATGAGAAGACCATTTACTACAAAGGCTACAGAGGATATCTTAGTTACGGTGTCGGAAACACATCTATAATCGGAAACGGTTTTTTACTTGCATATCCTGAGTATGACTTTATTGTAGATGTAAGCTTTAGGGGAACTCTGAGCATAAGAGCCAATAACACTGTAAACGTCGCACTTATCTCAAAAGAGTGGACAGGCGGAGGCGGACATCCTAATGCGGCAGGGGGTCGCATAATCGGCTTTAAAGAGCAGTACAGATACGACAAGGTAAAGGCTCAGATTGAGAAGATAATCAACGAAAAAGAGTCCGTAGCCGGAGAACTAGAGTACAAAAAAGAGAGTTAA